From Corynebacterium frankenforstense DSM 45800, the proteins below share one genomic window:
- a CDS encoding zf-HC2 domain-containing protein, producing MIGHEDIQDELSARLDGEPGRLSDDVVEAHLAACERCRAFYERARSLKDMLGSDEPEKVEPQAVAPDLTAEILAEVETEWRRAAGTRQALLATCRVVLVVAGLLFAVWAVMTVAATGGLTTTDTEAGVLAPDAQPELAAMLGQAAAVRLATAITLFFGAWRPRILPGFLVFLCACTMFNLGFAMRDLVLDLAGTVQVAGLLLYAVTTVVAAVACWLSWDAGRAGGWRILGAGPSELG from the coding sequence ATGATCGGCCACGAGGACATCCAGGACGAGCTCTCCGCCCGCCTCGACGGCGAACCCGGCCGGCTCTCCGACGACGTCGTGGAGGCCCACCTGGCCGCCTGCGAGCGGTGCCGCGCCTTCTACGAGCGCGCCCGCTCCCTGAAGGACATGCTCGGCTCCGACGAGCCCGAAAAGGTCGAGCCGCAGGCCGTGGCCCCCGACCTGACCGCCGAGATCCTCGCCGAGGTCGAGACCGAGTGGCGCCGCGCCGCCGGCACCCGCCAGGCGCTCCTGGCCACCTGCCGGGTCGTGCTCGTCGTCGCCGGGCTGCTCTTCGCCGTCTGGGCCGTGATGACGGTGGCCGCCACCGGCGGGCTGACCACCACCGACACCGAGGCCGGGGTGCTCGCCCCGGACGCGCAGCCGGAGCTGGCCGCGATGCTCGGCCAGGCCGCCGCGGTGCGCCTGGCCACGGCCATCACCCTCTTCTTCGGCGCGTGGCGCCCGCGGATCCTGCCCGGCTTCCTGGTCTTCCTGTGCGCGTGCACCATGTTCAACCTGGGCTTCGCCATGCGCGACCTGGTCCTCGACCTGGCCGGCACCGTCCAGGTCGCCGGGCTGCTGCTCTACGCGGTGACCACCGTCGTCGCCGCCGTCGCCTGCTGGCTGTCCTGGGACGCCGGGCGCGCCGGCGGCTGGCGCATCCTCGGCGCCGGGCCCTCGGAGCTCGGCTGA
- the rsmI gene encoding 16S rRNA (cytidine(1402)-2'-O)-methyltransferase: MDERQEESGAPALPRGVIVAATPLGNIDDASPRLRAALAGADVVAAEDTRRTRALAAALGLEIRGRVVSNFDHNEARRAETLLDAARHGTVLVVTDAGMPVVSDPGLTLVDAALDAGVPVTCFPGPSAVPTALALSGLSVGRFIFDGFAPRKSGRRRSWLESLKGERRAVCFFESPHRLAETLHDAAQVLGAQRRAVVCRELTKTHEEVVRGTLGELAERADAGVLGEVTVVLDGSDGEETDVAGLVDAVLERVAAGERLKAVCKDVAGAAGVSSRELYEAALAARG; the protein is encoded by the coding sequence ATGGACGAGCGTCAGGAAGAGTCAGGCGCCCCGGCACTGCCCCGGGGCGTGATCGTGGCGGCCACGCCGCTGGGCAACATCGACGACGCCTCCCCGCGCCTGCGCGCCGCGCTCGCGGGCGCCGACGTCGTCGCCGCCGAGGACACCCGGCGCACCCGGGCCCTGGCTGCCGCGCTGGGCCTGGAGATCCGCGGGCGCGTGGTCTCCAACTTCGACCACAACGAGGCGCGCCGGGCGGAGACGCTTCTCGACGCCGCGCGCCACGGCACCGTGCTCGTGGTCACCGACGCCGGCATGCCCGTCGTCTCGGACCCGGGCCTCACCCTCGTCGACGCCGCGCTCGACGCCGGCGTGCCCGTGACCTGCTTCCCGGGACCGTCGGCCGTGCCCACGGCGCTGGCGCTCTCGGGTCTGTCGGTCGGCCGCTTCATCTTCGACGGCTTCGCGCCGCGCAAGTCCGGCCGGCGCCGCAGCTGGCTGGAGTCGCTGAAGGGGGAGCGGCGTGCGGTCTGCTTCTTCGAGTCCCCGCACCGGCTCGCCGAGACGCTTCACGACGCCGCGCAGGTGCTCGGCGCGCAGCGGCGCGCCGTGGTGTGCCGCGAGCTGACCAAGACCCACGAGGAGGTCGTGCGCGGCACGCTGGGCGAGCTGGCGGAGCGTGCCGACGCCGGCGTGCTGGGCGAGGTCACCGTGGTGCTCGACGGCTCCGACGGGGAGGAGACAGACGTGGCCGGGCTCGTCGACGCGGTGCTCGAGCGGGTGGCCGCCGGTGAGCGGCTCAAGGCCGTGTGCAAGGACGTCGCCGGGGCCGCCGGGGTCTCCTCGCGCGAGCTCTACGAGGCCGCTCTCGCCGCCCGTGGCTGA
- the metG gene encoding methionine--tRNA ligase, with protein sequence MNDTVLVSVAWPYANGPRHIGHVAGFGVPSDVFARYQRMRGADVLMISGTDEHGTPLLVQADKEGVSVQELADRYNRQIVEDLAGLGLSYDLFTRTSTRNHYAVVQELFRGLLDNGYMIRQKTLGAVSPSTGRTLPDRYIEGTCPICGADGARGDQCDNCGNQLDPVDLIKPVSKINGEAPEFVETEHFLLDLPALAGALEKWLKTRDSWRPNVLKFSLNLLGDLHPRAMTRDIDWGIPVPVEGWQDNNAKKLYVWFDAVVGYLSASIEWAWRSGDPEAWKKWWQDPEATSYYFMGKDNITFHSQIWPGELLGYAGKGDKGGEVHRYGELNLPTEVVSSEFLTMSGSKFSSSKGVVIYVKDFLREFGPDPLRYFIAVAGPENNDTDFTWDEFVRRINNELANGWGNLVNRTVSMAHKNFGQVPAPAALEAADEEILGLAERTFDEAGELLAQSKFKAAITAVMHVVGEANAYIADQEPWKLAKDESARERLATVLWTALQVVSDCNTMLTPFLPHTAQAVHETLGRSGVWAAEPRVEEVTDDMPVDLVGVGLPEEGRTYPVIMGDYAEEKARWARVDVEPGTPLAKPKPLIAKLDPELAETGPEWAPVAE encoded by the coding sequence ATGAACGACACTGTGCTTGTCTCGGTTGCCTGGCCCTACGCCAACGGCCCGCGCCACATCGGTCACGTGGCCGGCTTCGGCGTCCCCTCGGACGTCTTCGCCCGCTACCAGCGAATGCGTGGCGCGGACGTGCTGATGATCTCCGGCACCGACGAGCACGGCACCCCGCTGCTCGTCCAGGCGGACAAGGAGGGCGTCAGCGTCCAGGAGCTGGCGGACCGCTACAACCGCCAGATCGTCGAGGACCTCGCGGGCCTCGGCCTCTCCTACGACCTGTTCACCCGTACCAGCACCCGCAACCACTACGCGGTGGTCCAGGAGCTCTTCCGCGGCCTGCTGGACAACGGGTACATGATCCGCCAGAAGACCCTCGGCGCCGTCTCGCCGTCGACCGGGCGCACCCTGCCGGACCGCTACATCGAGGGCACCTGCCCGATCTGCGGAGCCGACGGCGCGCGCGGCGACCAGTGCGACAACTGCGGCAACCAGCTCGACCCCGTGGACCTGATCAAGCCGGTGAGCAAGATCAACGGCGAGGCCCCGGAGTTCGTCGAGACCGAGCACTTCCTGCTCGACCTGCCCGCGCTGGCCGGCGCCCTGGAGAAGTGGCTCAAGACCCGCGACTCCTGGCGCCCCAACGTGCTGAAGTTCTCGCTGAACCTCCTCGGCGACCTGCACCCGCGCGCGATGACCCGCGACATCGACTGGGGCATCCCGGTGCCGGTCGAGGGCTGGCAGGACAACAACGCCAAGAAGCTCTACGTCTGGTTCGACGCCGTCGTCGGCTACCTCTCCGCCTCCATCGAGTGGGCCTGGCGCAGCGGCGACCCCGAGGCCTGGAAGAAGTGGTGGCAGGACCCGGAGGCCACCAGCTACTACTTCATGGGCAAGGACAACATCACCTTCCACTCCCAGATCTGGCCCGGCGAGCTCCTCGGCTACGCCGGCAAGGGCGACAAGGGCGGCGAGGTCCACCGCTACGGCGAGCTGAACCTGCCCACCGAGGTCGTCTCCTCCGAGTTCCTGACGATGTCCGGCTCGAAGTTCTCCTCCTCCAAGGGCGTGGTCATCTACGTCAAGGACTTCCTGCGCGAGTTCGGCCCGGACCCGCTGCGCTACTTCATCGCGGTGGCCGGCCCGGAGAACAACGACACCGACTTCACCTGGGACGAGTTCGTCCGCCGCATCAACAACGAGCTGGCCAACGGCTGGGGCAACCTGGTCAACCGCACCGTGTCGATGGCGCACAAGAACTTCGGCCAGGTGCCCGCCCCGGCCGCGCTCGAGGCCGCCGACGAGGAGATCCTCGGCCTGGCCGAGCGCACCTTCGACGAGGCCGGCGAGCTGCTCGCCCAGTCGAAGTTCAAGGCCGCCATCACCGCCGTGATGCACGTCGTCGGCGAGGCCAACGCCTACATCGCCGACCAGGAGCCCTGGAAGCTGGCGAAGGACGAGTCCGCCCGCGAGCGCCTGGCCACCGTGCTGTGGACCGCGCTGCAGGTCGTCAGCGACTGCAACACGATGCTCACCCCGTTCCTGCCGCACACCGCCCAGGCCGTCCACGAGACCCTCGGCCGCTCCGGCGTGTGGGCCGCCGAGCCGCGCGTCGAGGAGGTCACCGACGACATGCCGGTCGACCTCGTCGGCGTCGGCCTGCCGGAGGAGGGGCGCACCTACCCGGTGATCATGGGCGACTACGCCGAGGAGAAGGCCCGCTGGGCCCGCGTCGACGTCGAGCCGGGCACCCCGCTGGCCAAGCCGAAGCCCCTGATCGCCAAGCTCGACCCCGAGCTCGCCGAGACCGGACCTGAATGGG
- a CDS encoding DoxX family protein: MDRPAVRDAMLLILRVVLGVIFVAHGWRILLIDGIAETTGQFSAWGVPQPALSAWVAALGQLLCGALLCVGLLTTAVAGVLAVFVAAAAYLVHLDNGLFNVDGGLEYPLVLIAALLVIVVFGTGRASVDGVLSR, translated from the coding sequence ATGGACAGGCCCGCGGTGAGAGACGCCATGCTGCTCATTCTGCGCGTCGTGCTCGGCGTCATCTTCGTCGCCCACGGCTGGCGCATCCTGCTCATCGACGGGATCGCGGAGACGACCGGCCAGTTCAGCGCCTGGGGCGTGCCCCAGCCGGCGCTCTCGGCCTGGGTCGCCGCGCTCGGCCAGCTGCTCTGCGGCGCGCTGCTCTGCGTCGGCCTGCTGACCACCGCCGTGGCCGGGGTGCTCGCCGTCTTCGTCGCCGCCGCGGCCTACCTGGTGCACCTGGACAACGGGCTCTTCAACGTCGACGGCGGGCTCGAGTACCCGCTCGTGCTCATCGCCGCGCTGCTGGTCATCGTCGTCTTCGGCACCGGGCGCGCGAGCGTCGACGGGGTGTTGTCGCGATGA
- a CDS encoding dolichyl-phosphate-mannose--protein mannosyltransferase → MTTTASHRPLRVARPAPRPPATLPWGRADTLSFLVVGLLAALTRFLGLGGSTSSGTPVFDEKHYVPQAWDMVLSQDNPLTGGIESNPGYGLVVHPPVAKQFIALGEHVFGYSPWGWRVVGAAFGVGVVLATMGLARQLSASRRVALIAGVLAVFDGVLLVGSRFGMLDIFQVLFIVLAAWALVNDHRQVHARLHAAWAAGPLAGGRLGPRMGFRWWRFTAGVLLGLACGVKWSGLYYIAFFGLASVGADALLRRRYGVRSPWWGALLRDAVPALASLVLVPLLVYVWSWRAWFASETSVYRHAAADGSIEPGSLLSHLPDGLAGWLYYHRSVLDFHAGLTTSSGHSHPWDSKPWSWLVSGRPILYLSADGVDCAAGECRRMIFLFGTPAIWWLTVPALLWGLWCLLVRRDVRFAVPLIGFAAGFLPWLATYDRQMYFFYAEPLAPFIVLLIALAAAGLVGAGRPLHSRAVTALAGRPLRTGTFAVVCYLGLVVAMFVYFSPILYGILVPEFWYQQLMWLPSWH, encoded by the coding sequence GTGACCACCACCGCGAGCCACCGCCCCCTCCGCGTGGCGCGACCCGCGCCGCGCCCGCCCGCGACCCTGCCCTGGGGCCGCGCGGACACCCTGTCCTTCCTCGTCGTCGGCCTGCTGGCGGCGCTGACCCGCTTCCTCGGCCTCGGCGGCTCGACGTCCTCGGGCACGCCCGTCTTCGACGAGAAGCACTACGTGCCCCAGGCCTGGGACATGGTGCTCTCCCAGGACAACCCGTTGACCGGCGGCATCGAGTCGAACCCGGGCTACGGGCTCGTGGTGCACCCGCCGGTGGCCAAGCAGTTCATCGCGCTCGGCGAGCACGTCTTCGGCTACTCGCCGTGGGGCTGGCGCGTGGTCGGCGCGGCCTTCGGCGTGGGCGTGGTGCTCGCGACGATGGGCCTGGCCCGCCAGCTCAGCGCGAGCCGGCGGGTGGCGCTGATCGCGGGTGTGCTGGCCGTCTTCGACGGCGTGCTGCTGGTCGGCTCCCGCTTCGGCATGCTCGACATCTTCCAGGTCCTCTTCATCGTGCTGGCCGCCTGGGCGCTGGTCAACGACCACAGGCAGGTGCACGCCCGCCTGCACGCGGCGTGGGCGGCCGGTCCGCTGGCGGGCGGGAGGCTCGGGCCGCGGATGGGCTTCCGCTGGTGGCGCTTCACCGCCGGCGTGCTGCTGGGCCTGGCGTGCGGGGTGAAGTGGTCCGGCCTCTATTACATCGCGTTCTTCGGGCTGGCCTCCGTGGGCGCCGACGCGCTGCTGCGGCGCCGCTACGGTGTGCGCAGCCCCTGGTGGGGCGCACTGCTTCGCGACGCCGTGCCTGCCCTGGCGTCCCTGGTGCTGGTGCCGTTGCTGGTCTACGTCTGGTCCTGGCGGGCCTGGTTCGCCTCGGAGACCTCCGTCTACCGGCACGCGGCGGCCGACGGCAGCATCGAGCCGGGCTCGCTGCTCAGCCACCTGCCCGACGGGCTGGCCGGGTGGCTGTACTACCACCGCTCGGTGCTGGACTTCCACGCCGGGCTGACCACCTCCTCGGGCCACTCGCACCCGTGGGACTCCAAGCCGTGGTCCTGGCTGGTCTCGGGCCGGCCCATCCTCTACCTGTCCGCGGACGGGGTGGACTGCGCGGCCGGCGAGTGCCGGCGGATGATCTTCCTCTTCGGCACCCCGGCGATCTGGTGGCTGACCGTCCCGGCGCTGCTGTGGGGCCTGTGGTGCCTTCTGGTGCGCCGCGACGTGCGCTTCGCGGTGCCGCTGATCGGCTTCGCCGCGGGCTTCCTGCCGTGGCTGGCCACCTACGACCGCCAGATGTACTTCTTCTACGCCGAGCCGCTGGCGCCCTTCATCGTCCTGCTCATCGCGCTGGCGGCCGCGGGGCTCGTCGGCGCCGGGCGCCCGCTGCACTCGCGGGCCGTCACCGCGCTGGCGGGCCGGCCGCTGCGCACGGGCACCTTCGCCGTGGTCTGCTACCTCGGCCTGGTGGTCGCGATGTTCGTCTACTTCTCCCCGATCCTCTACGGGATCCTCGTCCCCGAGTTCTGGTACCAGCAGCTGATGTGGCTGCCGAGCTGGCACTGA
- a CDS encoding DNA-3-methyladenine glycosylase I, with translation MRDSENDGTVLCDDGLRRPPWAARDPLLREYYDTEWGVPVRDETGLYERIVLEGFQAGLSWATVLRKRPAFREAFAGFVPDVVAAFDEGDRQRLLSDAALIRNAAKIDAAVHNARATVALRAHGGLVDLVWSHRPERTPEPRTMSEVPTVSPESEALARDLKKAGFRFVGPTTMFALMEAVGVVDTHLMDSHRRGCSGIWPR, from the coding sequence ATGAGAGATTCTGAGAACGACGGCACCGTGCTGTGCGACGACGGCCTGCGCCGCCCGCCGTGGGCGGCGCGCGACCCCCTGCTGCGCGAGTACTACGACACCGAGTGGGGCGTACCCGTGCGCGACGAGACGGGGCTCTACGAGCGCATCGTGCTCGAGGGCTTCCAGGCGGGACTGTCCTGGGCGACGGTGCTGCGCAAACGCCCGGCGTTTAGGGAGGCCTTCGCCGGCTTCGTCCCCGACGTCGTCGCCGCCTTCGACGAGGGCGACAGACAGCGGTTGCTTTCCGACGCCGCGCTGATCCGCAATGCGGCCAAGATCGACGCCGCGGTGCACAACGCCCGGGCCACCGTGGCGCTGCGCGCCCACGGCGGCCTGGTGGACCTGGTCTGGTCGCACCGGCCGGAGCGCACCCCGGAGCCGCGCACGATGTCGGAGGTGCCCACGGTCTCCCCCGAGTCCGAGGCGCTGGCGCGCGACCTGAAGAAGGCGGGCTTCCGCTTCGTCGGGCCGACGACGATGTTCGCGCTGATGGAGGCCGTCGGCGTCGTCGACACCCATCTGATGGACTCGCACCGGCGGGGCTGCTCCGGAATCTGGCCCCGCTAG
- a CDS encoding BCCT family transporter, whose product MDKRSATAQLDDMLHSREEIEAELANPEKVELAAESDSNRINWVVVGIAGAIVLATVLWGLLGADSFADFAASALDVVVNNLGWAFVLFGTVFVVFVIVIALSHFGTIRLGQVNEEPEFNRVSWIAMMFAAGMGIGLMFYGASEPLNFYRDGVPGRGTEDVSASMASAMFHWTLHPWAIYAIVGLAIAYSTFRIGRKQLISSAFVPLIGEKNANGWVGQLIDILAIFATVFGTACSLGLGALQIGAGLTAAGFVDSVGNQLIVGIVAVLTLAFLLSAMSGVGKGIQYLSNTNMVLAAILAIFVFVVGPTLAVLNLIPGTVGAYLADFFDMASRTATNSDGEWLSSWTIFYWSWWISWSPFVGMFLARISRGRTIREFCLGVLFVPAGVSMIWFAIFGGTAITMEREGESIWGDGSAETQLFNLLHNLPAGEIVGVVAVILLGTFFITSADSASTVMGSMSMFGRSDANPWVSACWGLATALIGMTLLISGGDDALNNVQNVTIVAAAPFLVIIILLMFAIVKDLSSDVIYRDYVEDADFSRRLSRERRIRAAQLRAKALTERYSERTGRPRGAAADTAED is encoded by the coding sequence ATGGACAAGCGCTCCGCGACCGCGCAGCTCGACGACATGCTGCACTCCCGCGAGGAGATCGAGGCCGAGCTCGCCAACCCGGAGAAGGTCGAGCTCGCCGCCGAGAGCGACTCGAACCGCATCAACTGGGTCGTCGTCGGCATCGCCGGCGCGATCGTCCTGGCCACCGTGCTGTGGGGCCTGCTCGGCGCCGACAGCTTCGCCGACTTCGCGGCCTCCGCGCTCGACGTCGTCGTCAACAACCTGGGCTGGGCCTTCGTGCTCTTCGGCACCGTCTTCGTCGTCTTCGTCATCGTCATCGCGCTCAGCCACTTCGGCACGATCCGGCTGGGGCAGGTGAACGAGGAACCGGAGTTCAACAGGGTCTCCTGGATCGCGATGATGTTCGCCGCCGGCATGGGCATCGGCCTGATGTTCTACGGCGCCAGCGAGCCGCTGAACTTCTACCGCGACGGCGTGCCCGGCCGCGGCACCGAGGACGTCTCCGCGTCCATGGCCTCCGCGATGTTCCACTGGACCCTGCACCCCTGGGCGATCTACGCGATTGTCGGCCTGGCCATCGCCTACTCCACGTTCCGCATCGGCCGTAAGCAGCTGATCTCCTCGGCCTTCGTGCCGCTGATCGGCGAGAAGAACGCCAACGGCTGGGTCGGCCAGCTCATCGACATCCTGGCCATCTTCGCCACCGTCTTCGGCACCGCCTGCTCCCTGGGCCTGGGCGCCCTGCAGATCGGCGCCGGCCTGACCGCCGCCGGCTTCGTCGACTCCGTGGGCAACCAGCTCATCGTCGGCATCGTCGCCGTGCTGACCCTGGCCTTCCTGCTGTCCGCCATGTCGGGCGTGGGCAAGGGCATCCAGTACCTGTCCAACACGAACATGGTGCTGGCCGCCATCCTGGCCATCTTCGTCTTCGTCGTCGGCCCGACCCTGGCCGTGCTCAACCTGATCCCGGGCACCGTCGGCGCCTACCTGGCGGACTTCTTCGACATGGCCTCGCGCACCGCGACCAACTCCGACGGCGAGTGGCTGTCGAGCTGGACCATCTTCTACTGGTCCTGGTGGATCTCCTGGTCGCCGTTCGTCGGCATGTTCCTGGCCCGCATCTCGCGCGGCCGCACCATCCGCGAGTTCTGCCTCGGCGTGCTCTTCGTGCCCGCCGGCGTCTCCATGATCTGGTTCGCCATCTTCGGCGGCACCGCGATCACCATGGAGCGCGAGGGCGAGTCCATCTGGGGCGACGGCAGCGCCGAGACCCAGCTGTTCAACCTGCTGCACAACCTGCCGGCCGGTGAGATCGTCGGCGTCGTCGCCGTGATCCTGCTGGGCACCTTCTTCATCACCTCGGCCGACTCGGCCTCCACGGTGATGGGCTCGATGTCCATGTTCGGCCGCTCCGACGCCAACCCCTGGGTCTCCGCCTGCTGGGGCCTGGCCACCGCCCTGATCGGCATGACCCTGCTCATCTCCGGCGGCGACGACGCGCTGAACAACGTCCAGAACGTCACCATCGTCGCGGCCGCGCCCTTCCTGGTGATCATCATCCTGCTGATGTTCGCCATCGTGAAGGACCTGAGCAGCGACGTCATCTACCGCGACTACGTCGAGGACGCGGACTTCAGCCGCCGCCTGTCCCGCGAGCGTCGCATCCGCGCCGCCCAGCTGCGCGCCAAGGCGCTGACCGAGCGCTACTCCGAGCGCACCGGTCGCCCGCGCGGCGCGGCGGCCGACACCGCGGAGGACTAG